TTGAAGGCAAAAAGAGAGGAAATACTGGCAGAGAGAGCCCGGCAGACTTTTATTTTTTCAACTGTACAGAAATACTATAATCTTCTTCTGGCAGAGAGACTGCTGATGAAATCGAGGGAAGCGAGGGAACGCAGTCTCGCGCATCTTGAATCTGCCAGATCCAAACAGAATGTTGGCCTGGTTTCCAAGGTGGATGTTTATCGGGCGGAACTTGCAGCCCTTGATGCGGAAAAAATTGTACAGAATCAGATTCTGCAGAAAGACAGAGCTCTTGATGCCTTGAGGGAACTTTTGCAGCTTGAGGAAAATGAAACCATACAGGTTGAACCGGTTATCAGGAAAATGAAACCGGTCGTTCCCCCTGACTGGAAAAAGAGGCTTTTTTCGGCACGTCTTGACTGGCAGGCACACCGGGTAGATATAGAAATTAGCAGGATTGAACTCAAAAAGGCGAAAAAAGATATGTCTCCTGATGTGGGTCTCAGTCTGACAGTGGAACGAAAAGGGGAGGGAGATACTACAGGACAAGCTCTGGAACTTGATCAGACAAACTGGTCTGTTCAGGTGGAAATGCTTTCCACCCTGGACCGTTTTAATGAAGAAAGTGCACTTGTACGTAAGAAAATGGAGATGGCAAAACTTCGTCGGATGGGAGATACCATGCGAAGAAAAATAATTCGGGAAGCGGAAGATGCATTCTCCGATCTGGAAAATGAGGAAAATAATTATCAGATCAGCCTGAAAAGATATCATCAGGCCGGTCTGGCCCTGGATCTTGCAAAAACCAGGTATGAAAGGGGGCTTTCCAACAACATGGATGTACTGGATGCTGAAAGTTCTTTCTCGGCGGCGGAGCTTGGAACGGTGAGTTCATTGACCGCTTATAATATTGCTGCCGTGAAACTGGCTAACAGCCTGGGATTACTTAACCTGTCATGGATTGAGCTGGCAGAAAAACCCAACCCTGATGACAGTCGATTCAAAATGGAAGAGAACGGGGATTGATGAAAATGAACCTTTCCGGTTTTATGACGAGAAACAGATTACTTCTATTTGGAGGAGTGTTCTTTGTCTTCTTGATATGGTTTGGTGCAGGATTTTTTTTCAGTTCCGAGTCGGGCATGGAAAAAGGGGGAGAAAGGTTTGTCCCTGTGGAGACAAAGAGTTTTCGCCTGAGTATCCTGGAACGGGGAGTAGTTATTCCGGCAAAGGTTTCCCCGGTCAGTTCCAAAATATCAAGTAATCAGGCAAAAATCGTCTGGTTGATCAAAGAAGGTACAAGGGTGAAGAAGGGAACCCTGATTGCCAGGTTTGACACCAAGCCCTTTCTGGACAAGCTGCTCAAGGCGGAACAGCTCTCTGCTGATGCGGAAGCAACTCTTCATGCAACTGAAAAATTGCTGTCTCTGCAGAAAGAAGAGGAAAACGGAAAGATCGAAGAGGCTGTCCGGAAACTTGAGATAGCCAAAATCCAGGCAAACAATATAGAAAACGGAACAGGCCCGTTGAAGAGGAAAATATTTGAACAAAAGTTCCATCAATCTGAGAGGGTTCTGGCGCTGGACAGGAATGAACTTGCTGATCTCGATGTGTTGTTGAAGAAAGGGCATATCAGTGTCCGGGAAAGAGACAGAAGTGCGGAAAAAGTCAAAACGGCTGAGGAGCAGGTTCAAGTTGCCCGGGCAGAGCTGAAAAACTTTAACAGGTACACCTGGCCCAAGCTGCTGCGGGAGGCGGAATTGCTGGTCACGGGTGCTGAAAGTAATCTGCAGCGGGTCAGAAGGACTGCTGATTTACAGATACAGAACTGGAATGCCAAGGTGGAAAAGGCAAGGCGCGCACTGGTAAATCGGAGAAAAATTCTCAAAAAAGCTCAAATGGATGTGGTGAACTGTGATATCTATTCTCCCACCGGAGGACTGCTTCTTTACGCTGAGCTCCCCAGGGAAAACGGGAGAAGGAAGATACAGATCGGAGATTCAGTGTGGGAAGGGCAAACATTTCTAAAAGTGCCTGATACACGGGATCTTGTGGCTGAAATCCGGGTTCGGGAAATTGATGTGGCAAAAATCGGAAACGGTATGGAGGCGGAAATTGAACTTGACGCTTTTCCGGGAAAGCTCTTTCCCGGCCGTGTTGAATCCATCGCATCCCTGGCAAGGGAAGACAGGAAGCACAGGGGAGTGCGTCGTTTTTACACCAGGATACGCTTTACTGGTGATACCGACAAGGTGCATGTGGGTATGTCTGTTACCACAAGAATCATTTATCGTCTGGTGGAGGCCGTTCCCGCGATCCCGCAGGATGCTGTCGTGTATCATGGCGGCAGCACTTACGTGAAGAGACTGGGAAACGAAGGGGTGGAACTGGTACCGGTCTCACTCGGCGCCCGGGGAGAAGAGTGGGTTGAAGTGATGAGTGGTTTACAGGCGGGAGACAAGATTTTCCGACGGGAGGAGTAGATGTCTGTCCTTCTGGAAGCCGTAAATATTTCGAGATCTTTCATTTCAGGGGACAGTCCATGCCTTGCGCTTGCACCCCTTTCTCTGGTTGTGGAAAAAGGGGAGTTTCTCGTCGTTACCGGACGCTCAGGTGCTGGAAAATCAACGCTTCTTCACCTTCTCAGTGGGCTGGATCTTCCGTCACAAGGAGAAATCTTTTTTAAAAACAGATCACTTTCCAGGATGAATGAAATGGAAATAGCCCGGTTGCGTAACAGTTCTTTCGGATTTATTTTCCAGACACCTCATCTGTTATCCGACAGGACAATCCTTGAAAATGTGGCTATGCCGTTTTCCTACGGCGAACCGGTGGCACATGGAACTGTGGATAAACGTTGTCGGGAACTTCTTGCTTACGCAGGTCTGGAAGAATTGATCCACCGTTTTCCCGGTACACTTTCAGGCGGAGAAATGCAACGCGTTGTTTTTGCCAGGGCACTGGTAAGAGAGCCGGAAATAATCTTTGCCGATGAACCAACCGGCAGTCTGGATGGAGGAAATTCCAGGAAGATAATGGAACTCCTGGCGAGACAGGTGAATAAAGGATGCACAGTTGTCATGGTGAGTCATGATCCGGAGGCTGGTTCTTTTGGAACCCGAACACTTCATCTTGAAAAAGTTGAATCAGCGGAAGGGGTACACTCTTGATGATTATCCATTGTCAGATTCATGATATGAGAGATGCCTGGCTGTCCCTGCGCCGCCGGCCACTTCGATCTCTATTGAGTAGTATTGGTATCGGAATTGGAGTGTCGGCCCTGATTGCCATGTTGTCAATCGGAGAGGGAGCCAGAAGAGCAGCACTGGACAAGATTGCCTCCCTTGGGGTGAATACCCTTCGGATAGAAAATACCGGCCTGGGGCATCTTGCCGAAGGGGAAGGTTTTGCCAATATGACCAGGGGACTGGTAAGAGAAGATGCACGGTCACTGAAGTCCTGGCTTGGCAACAGGGGATATGTCGGAGCTTACGCAAGAGTCGATGATGTTACTGTTTTCTGGAACAATTCAACTGTCCAGGCAACGCTTCTCGGAGTCTCTGGTGAATGGTTTGACACGGAATCAATTGTTCCCGAAAGAGGGAGGTTGCTTGGCGAAGATGACATTGTCCGTCAAGAAAAAATCTGTGTGACGGGGAGTAGTGTCGCCAAAACCCTCGGGAGTGGGAACGGAGCGATTCTCAGAATTGACGGTCAACCTGTGGTGAGTGTGGGCCTCCTTCCACACAAAGGGAAACTGCTCACTGAAGGAACCGGCCTTTCCTCACTTGATTTCGACAATACTGTGATTGTTCCCATATCGTTACTGCCTTCTCTGGGATATAATAAGGAAATTGATCATCTGGACGGTATTGTGATGACCTTGCGGGACGGAAGAAGGGGAATGATTACTGATCTGGCGTCTCAGGTGAAGGAGTTGCTGACTGTGAATCATCATCGAATTGAAGATTTTACCCTGGTGGTTCCCGTGAATCTCCTTGAAGAAGAAAAAGAAAATCAAAGACTTTTTTCATTTATCATGGGGGCGATAGCCGGGCTGTCTCTTCTTGTTGGCGGAATAGGTGTAATGAATGTGATGCTTGCCAATATCGCCGAACAGACTCGGGAGATCGGTTTGAGAATGGCAATGGGAGCCTCGCGAATCCGAATTGTTTCCCTGTACCTTTGGAATGCGGTTCTATTGACCCTGTCAGGTGGAATATGGGGTATTGGCAGTGGCATTTTCCTGGCACTGGCTATTCAGAAATATGGGGGCTGGGATGTGGTAATTTCCTCCTTCAGCCTGATGATTGCCCCTTTCTCTGCTATAGTTGCGGGGGTAATTTTTGGCGTTCATCCCGCAGTCAGGGCGGCTTCTCTCAGCCCGGCCCTGGCTTTGCGTGATTCCTGAGATGTTGTAACCTGTCCGAATTATAACGGGTTATATTTGATGATCTCGTAAAAAGTCGTTCAACGTTCTCAGATGGACTCTGGAAAAACTTCGATATACAAGGCGTGGTGGTGTCGTGTAAGCGCAGGCGTACATATAGTACGTCGAGCATTACACGATCACCCCACAACGCAGTAGATCGGAGTTTTTACGAGTCCATCATATTTTATGAAAAGAAATAAGGGAGGGGCCGATGATCCGTGTTAAAAGGATGGTTGCAAATCTGATTATCTTTTTAGTCTGCTTTTCGCCGGTGACGACTTTTGCCGTAAACAATTCTCCGGCAGTTCCATCATATGTGTTATCCGGCCTGGCTCAATATGGAACCAATGGGTATAAAGCGGCCGTTCAGACATGGCTTGTCGGTTCTCCCTATGAAAACGCTACGGCAATGGCGTCAAATATAGCATTTTTTGTTAATTTTGAAAAACTGGCCGGTTCCTACAGATCATATGATATTCTGATGGTCAAGGAGACGGTGAGTTCCAATGTTACCTATATTCGTATGAATTATGAGCGTCTTCCCTGCTATATTTTGTTTTCTTCTATCAAACGGGGGACACATGGGTTCTGGGGAGAATTCGCCTGGACCGGATGCAGCGGTTTGGGTCCACGAAATAGATCTGTTTTCACCCCGGAAGATCACCTGTTAACCACCCTCGCCTGAAGACCGTTTCTTCGCAGACCCGCCAGGAGTGATGCTGCGTCTGCTCTTGTTTTAAAAGCACCGAGGAGCAGTCTTATTTTTCTGTTCTTGTTTTTATCCAGGATATAACTCGTGTAAGGAAGGTAATTAAGAGAGGTCACTTTTGTCTTTATCTGTCTGATATCCTCCATATTGCTGAAGGCACTGTCAATCTGAACTGCATAGGGGAGTTCCCGGATAAAACCGTCTGAAATTTCATCTTCTTCCAGGCTGTTTTTTATGACTTCAGCTTCAGCTCTTGTCGCAAAGGAGCCGATAAAAATTCTGTGCCATATACCTTTGTCCTTGAAATCAACCTCTGAGGTAAAGGCAGGGTACCCTGCACGACGCAGCATGGAGGCAACCCTGTAGCATTGGGATTTGACCTGGCTGGAACTGATCTGAACAGTATATGGCTGTTTCTGTTCCAGATTGAGAATCACTTTTTTGCCGAAATTAAAACGCGTTGTCTTTACACCCGGAAGAGCCTTTCTTGCCTTGATACCACCCGGCAGTACTGTTGCTTTAATTTCAACCGAACCGTTTTCCGGCAACTGTCCACTTGCGGTAACAGCCTCTTTATTGAGTTGATCCAATTCCTTCAACCTTTTTTCTATAAGAGTCAGGTTGCCGGATAGTGCCTGGACGGGGAAGGACAGAAGAAAAAGAACAAGAAAAAAAAGGGAAGAAAAAGAACTCACATGTTTCTCCATGGTTGAAGTGGTTTTTTGTCAACTCAGTCAAATATTCCAGCTTTACTTTCAACAAATTACTAAATACAAAACCTCAAAACCGTCACTGATTCAGGATTGAATGAAAAAAGAGGAGTATATAAGTTATTTATCATTTTCATCCCAATCCCATTCCGATGGTTTTTCTGTTGTTTTGGTTGCCCGGGGCGTTTCAGTGTATTTGTCCCAGTCATCATCTTCATTGGTTAGAGTTGGTTTTTGTTGTTTTCCCGGCATCAGCTTTTCAGTCTTGCCGACAGTGATGGCCGGATCCCTTACAAGTCTGAAGCCGATATAATTACTTTTTGTATTGGCCCACACGCCCAGGCGGGAAGAGGTGGATGTCTGTCTGACCGGAGAATTCCAGGCGCCGCCCCGGATCGTATAGTTGCCGCACTTTCCGCTGTATTTGCGTTCGGATTGATTGTCTGGAGCATTAATATAATTTTCTACCCAGCAGTCTTGAACCCATTCCCAGACATTGCCGACCATGTCATGGTAGCCGAAACTATTGGGAGGAAAACTTCTTACCGGAGCGGTCTGTCTGCCATCCCATTCTGATCCGCATTTCTTGCAGTTGGCCATCCCTTTTTTGAAACTGTTTCCCCACGGATACTGGATATCCGAGCCTCCTTTGGCGGCCCATTCCCACTCAGTTTCATAAGGCAGCCTATAACCGATTCCCGTCTGGGAGGTCAGCCATTCAGCATAAGCCTGAGCGTCATGCCAGCTTACATTGACAACAGGTCTATCCCCCCTTCCCCAGGAAAAGTCGTCAGGGACGGGGTTGCCTGTATCCCGGCAGAAACGCTCATAATCTGCAAAAGTCACCTCAGAAACCATGAAATCAACCGGTCTGTCTATTTTAACGTAATGCTTCGGTTTTTCAGAAAAACGATGACCACCCATCATATAGAAACCGCTGGGAAGTGGCAGAACGGCTGGAGCCTGGCCGCCGGAAGAGAGATTATCCCTGTTACCTTTTGGAAATTCAGTTCGAATGTATCCCTTTTTCTCCTTGCTGGCAGGTGGGGCTTTTTTTACGGTTTTTTCAGGACTGACCGGCTCTGTTTTTACCAGGACAGGTGGAGGCAGATGTTTGCGTACACTCTGGACAAGTTGCCCATAGAGAATTTTTTGACCTTTTTCTTCAGAGATAATTTCACCGCTGGCCACATTTGTGCGGATTTTTGTGACTTTAATCTTGCCCGTGAGAATCTGTTCGACCTCAAGAACCTCCCCTGTTTTGGGATGTTTTATTACTTCTCCTTCCTTGAAAACAATAAACTCCATGCCTGGCTGTAGACCGGAAGCAGCTCCCAGGTCAATAAGAACCGTTTTCCCTTTTCTTTTGACGACATAACCGGTAAGGGGAAAATTCTTTACAATTCTTTCAGTCAGCAGTTTCACGACTTTCTGCAGGTTGCTGTTGGAATTGCTCCTGATATTTTCCGCCGCTACAATAGACCCTGTTTTGACATTTATTATTCTTGCATTGACTTCAATGCTTTTACCAATCTGCAGAACAGAGCCGGTGATAATAGTTTTTACACCCAGTATCTGACCCAGCTGAGTGGAGGTTTTTTCATTTATCAACCCTGACATTCCCAGTTTCTGTTCTTCGATGATTTTCTGGAGAAGTGCCCGTTCTACTACTTCAAAGCGACCGTCATTTACGAGAGTTGTGGTAAACCATTCCGCCACAATTCCTCCCATATCCTTTGTTTTAAAACCGTCACCTTTCAATTCGAAATCAAGAACGGCAATTTTCGTTTTGTGGAAATCACCATATGAGGATACTACTGTGGAAAAAAACAGTACACAGAGGAGAATGAGATAATAGCAACATGATTTTTTAATGATCATTATCCTGGCAGATAGAATTTTCATAAAGAGTATTTCTATATAATACTTCTCCAGATGTGCTTGTCAAATGGACGGCAGTCAACAATTACAGGTTTACTCTGGATGAAAACACAGAGTTACAAATCCTGTAACCAGCTACTGACAAGCTGGTGTTAATTGCTTCTCAGCCTATCCTGGATTTCTTCTATCATATTGGCGTGTTCAATGAAGATCCTGTTGTAGGGATGCCATTGGACACCATTTCCGGACCATTCAGCCACGTCTTTTATCCTGTAAATGAGTGGTTCGGAGGAGACAAGTGTCGCGATCATCTGACAGCGGAGGAGGAATTCTCCATTCTGGGTGTCAAATTTCTTCACGGTGAACTTGGTCTGCAGATAGCCTGCTTCGTAGTTGAGCTCCTTTATATTGGCCGAACGTTTTATTACCGCATCAACCATGATCTGCCAGGCCATTTTTGCAGTCAGTTCTCCTCCCACGAGAACCTGAACCCAGTTGTTTGTGGCCGGTGAAAAAGTGGTAGCTTCCCAGAGGGGGCTCGGTGTCAGTTTTATGAGGATCTTGCCCTTTTTGAGTAAGGGATAATTTTTGTTGACGATGACTTCTTTCTGGAAATATCCGTCCCTGTCCACGAGAAGCGTGTATTCCTGGTTGTTCGCGAAATCAAATTTATAGCTGAAGGGTGTAACTTCGGGTTGCTGGATGCCGTCGATAGTGATAGTTGCACCGGCGGGTCTGGTTTTAATTACTGTGTCCATTGTACTTTTCTGAGCACAACCGGAGAGAATAAGGACAAGAAAAAGAAGGGAATAAATAAACAGTGTTTGACGCATAATCTCACTCCCTGAAGATTGACAATGATAGAATACTTCAATACCGGTGTTCACCGGCGAACAGTTTCCTGGAAATTTTCGTTAAAAAATGATCAGTTTTTTCTGATAGGTGATGAAAAACCCTTTAAAATCACCATCATAATTATAAGTGGCAATATTAAAAAGTTCCCATCCTTTTTTGGCATACTCTTTATTTGAAGTATTCAGTAGATCTGTCGCCCTTTTCGGATCTTCTTCTTCTATGAAGATTGTTACTGTCTTTTTATCTGCAGCCATCTGGGAAAGTGCTTCGAGGCTTTCAGGCAGAAGCATTTTCTGTTCTGCCGCAAAACTGTTTATCGGATTGTTTCCCAGTGAAAACAAACTGAAAAATATTGCAGTCAGTATGAGACGTTTCATGAGTCCCCCCTCCTGAAAAGTTGAATGAATAAAAACAGAACAGATTGTTCTCTCTCAGTCTATGGTACTTCGTTTGTATCTTCCTTTCAATCCCATTATTTTATGAGAATTTCGTGTGTCCAAATCTGTTTCAGGCAAAAAAGCCTTCGGGAGAACCGGTTCCACGACCCTTGCGTCATTGGCTGGATGTACTTAGAGTTGTCTTTGACCTAAACCCTGCAATTGGCAAATTTGCCGGAGATGCGAGGCATCAAGGGTGCAGACGTATTAACATACTTCAAGCCCTTGATAACGAGGCAGATTCGGTAAAATTGCCAATCCCGCAGGGCAAGGGAATAAAGAAAAAACAATCTCACTCGGATAGTGAGTAGTACAGCCCTTACTGCGACATGATAATTATGTGTTTATACAGTATAAATATTATTTCTTTATTCTCGAAGTGTAGGATTTAGGTTTGAAGTTTTTCGGACGGTCAGGGGAAGGTATCCCCCGGAAAAGTATGTCCGAATTTTTCGGCATGATCGTAATTTGCTGAACCTGAAAGGAGGTTGTTATGTCAAAGAAAGTACATATTGATGAAGATGAATGTATCGGTTGTGAAAGCTG
The DNA window shown above is from Desulfomarina profundi and carries:
- a CDS encoding TolC family protein — its product is MQLANYYQWIVVLKKVSSVFLLFFLFFPPLYARGSELTAIIKTALERSDFSYDLQDSLQLSKMDIASAEHRFETKIVPLTTLGFTRGTGSQRLGLEFRRETETGAAISYGAVGNRLDANSDYVITHSRTARAYIRVSQGLFRRWGREYNLTELTRAQLKAKREEILAERARQTFIFSTVQKYYNLLLAERLLMKSREARERSLAHLESARSKQNVGLVSKVDVYRAELAALDAEKIVQNQILQKDRALDALRELLQLEENETIQVEPVIRKMKPVVPPDWKKRLFSARLDWQAHRVDIEISRIELKKAKKDMSPDVGLSLTVERKGEGDTTGQALELDQTNWSVQVEMLSTLDRFNEESALVRKKMEMAKLRRMGDTMRRKIIREAEDAFSDLENEENNYQISLKRYHQAGLALDLAKTRYERGLSNNMDVLDAESSFSAAELGTVSSLTAYNIAAVKLANSLGLLNLSWIELAEKPNPDDSRFKMEENGD
- a CDS encoding efflux RND transporter periplasmic adaptor subunit, translated to MKMNLSGFMTRNRLLLFGGVFFVFLIWFGAGFFFSSESGMEKGGERFVPVETKSFRLSILERGVVIPAKVSPVSSKISSNQAKIVWLIKEGTRVKKGTLIARFDTKPFLDKLLKAEQLSADAEATLHATEKLLSLQKEEENGKIEEAVRKLEIAKIQANNIENGTGPLKRKIFEQKFHQSERVLALDRNELADLDVLLKKGHISVRERDRSAEKVKTAEEQVQVARAELKNFNRYTWPKLLREAELLVTGAESNLQRVRRTADLQIQNWNAKVEKARRALVNRRKILKKAQMDVVNCDIYSPTGGLLLYAELPRENGRRKIQIGDSVWEGQTFLKVPDTRDLVAEIRVREIDVAKIGNGMEAEIELDAFPGKLFPGRVESIASLAREDRKHRGVRRFYTRIRFTGDTDKVHVGMSVTTRIIYRLVEAVPAIPQDAVVYHGGSTYVKRLGNEGVELVPVSLGARGEEWVEVMSGLQAGDKIFRREE
- a CDS encoding ABC transporter ATP-binding protein codes for the protein MSVLLEAVNISRSFISGDSPCLALAPLSLVVEKGEFLVVTGRSGAGKSTLLHLLSGLDLPSQGEIFFKNRSLSRMNEMEIARLRNSSFGFIFQTPHLLSDRTILENVAMPFSYGEPVAHGTVDKRCRELLAYAGLEELIHRFPGTLSGGEMQRVVFARALVREPEIIFADEPTGSLDGGNSRKIMELLARQVNKGCTVVMVSHDPEAGSFGTRTLHLEKVESAEGVHS
- a CDS encoding ABC transporter permease gives rise to the protein MIIHCQIHDMRDAWLSLRRRPLRSLLSSIGIGIGVSALIAMLSIGEGARRAALDKIASLGVNTLRIENTGLGHLAEGEGFANMTRGLVREDARSLKSWLGNRGYVGAYARVDDVTVFWNNSTVQATLLGVSGEWFDTESIVPERGRLLGEDDIVRQEKICVTGSSVAKTLGSGNGAILRIDGQPVVSVGLLPHKGKLLTEGTGLSSLDFDNTVIVPISLLPSLGYNKEIDHLDGIVMTLRDGRRGMITDLASQVKELLTVNHHRIEDFTLVVPVNLLEEEKENQRLFSFIMGAIAGLSLLVGGIGVMNVMLANIAEQTREIGLRMAMGASRIRIVSLYLWNAVLLTLSGGIWGIGSGIFLALAIQKYGGWDVVISSFSLMIAPFSAIVAGVIFGVHPAVRAASLSPALALRDS
- a CDS encoding SPOR domain-containing protein encodes the protein MSSFSSLFFLVLFLLSFPVQALSGNLTLIEKRLKELDQLNKEAVTASGQLPENGSVEIKATVLPGGIKARKALPGVKTTRFNFGKKVILNLEQKQPYTVQISSSQVKSQCYRVASMLRRAGYPAFTSEVDFKDKGIWHRIFIGSFATRAEAEVIKNSLEEDEISDGFIRELPYAVQIDSAFSNMEDIRQIKTKVTSLNYLPYTSYILDKNKNRKIRLLLGAFKTRADAASLLAGLRRNGLQARVVNR
- a CDS encoding FlgO family outer membrane protein, with the translated sequence MKILSARIMIIKKSCCYYLILLCVLFFSTVVSSYGDFHKTKIAVLDFELKGDGFKTKDMGGIVAEWFTTTLVNDGRFEVVERALLQKIIEEQKLGMSGLINEKTSTQLGQILGVKTIITGSVLQIGKSIEVNARIINVKTGSIVAAENIRSNSNSNLQKVVKLLTERIVKNFPLTGYVVKRKGKTVLIDLGAASGLQPGMEFIVFKEGEVIKHPKTGEVLEVEQILTGKIKVTKIRTNVASGEIISEEKGQKILYGQLVQSVRKHLPPPVLVKTEPVSPEKTVKKAPPASKEKKGYIRTEFPKGNRDNLSSGGQAPAVLPLPSGFYMMGGHRFSEKPKHYVKIDRPVDFMVSEVTFADYERFCRDTGNPVPDDFSWGRGDRPVVNVSWHDAQAYAEWLTSQTGIGYRLPYETEWEWAAKGGSDIQYPWGNSFKKGMANCKKCGSEWDGRQTAPVRSFPPNSFGYHDMVGNVWEWVQDCWVENYINAPDNQSERKYSGKCGNYTIRGGAWNSPVRQTSTSSRLGVWANTKSNYIGFRLVRDPAITVGKTEKLMPGKQQKPTLTNEDDDWDKYTETPRATKTTEKPSEWDWDENDK